The stretch of DNA TCGACTATTGTTAACTTCTAAAGCACGTATGTGTTATCTTCCTAATATATTCTTCCTTGCATTTGCTCCTGTTGTTAGTCTCTTTTTTTGTGTCTGACATATGTGTAATTTGGAGAACAGCTAGCATCTGCTTTTTTCATCTTTAGCATGAAGCATATCTGCATATCAATAATTGCTTTACGACCGAGTCATGCCTTCTTAGTATTGGCCAGAGGAAAAACTGATTTTTGCAAATGCATATTGTTCATGGCACTCTTTGGTTCTGAAATGGAAAATCAAAGATCTTTTTCGCATACTTTGGTGAATACTACAGAAATGTattcacaaaagaaaaaaaaaacactaCAGAAATGCGGTTCCTATTAGACTGTCAAGGAGTTCTGAGAAGGAAGAAATTGTTGGATGAAATCCTCAAGGCTAGACATTGAGTTAGTTTGTTGAGAATAAAAAGTGTTAGTATTTGGCCATTCGTTGTCTTCCTGATGCAGTTTATGAATATAATTTTCCAAAGAATATGGACAACCGTCTACCATAAATCATTGATAATTTGATACCTCATACCCGGTACTACTGCTCCAGCAACATTTTATGGTCATGTTCTCAATCTCTGCCGTGATTGTCACCGAGCAACTCCACATCTTACATATTAATTGTCTTAATGGTCCACTTATTCTCCACCTTTTCTTTTAGCACAGCAAACAAGTTTTCAAGCTATTTCATTACTCTCAAGTGTCAACATATGGTTTGTGTCAACTACACCACACTATGGATCTTCTTACTGACAGAACAGCATGCAGGTCCAGAGGTGACATGCTTAGCTGCTATGGCTGGGAAATATAAGGTCTTTCTGGTAATGGGGGTGATTGAGCGAGAAGGTCACACACTGTACTGTTCAGTGCTCTTCTTTGATCCTCTAGGTCGGTACCTGGGTAAGCACCGCAAGCTGATGCCGACGGCATTAGAAAGGATAATATGGGGATTTGGAGATGGATCAACAATTCCTGTTTATGATACTCCACTTGGAAAGATCGGAGCCCTTATTTGCTGGGAAAATAAGATGCCACTTTTAAGGACAGCACTGTATGGTAAAGGTAAGGCTCTTGTTGGAACATGTATTTTCTTTTATGCTAATATAAATAAAAGTCTACAGCCAACATTCTTGgaagtacaacaacaacaacaacaacaacaacaacaacaacagcagcagcagcagcaacaacaaccttGCAAGTGCCATGGCCTCATGAGATGATAAGTTGTTAACCTTGAAATATACTATCCTTGTGTGCAAGTCAGATAGATAGGTTAACGTTGAAGATATGCACTGGCATCTTATGTATGGAGTACTAGTTTGAAATTTTCCTAACATCTTGTGTGCTGTGTGCAGGTATTGAGATATACTGCGCTCCCACGGCTGATTCAAGGCCAGTGTGGCAAGCTTCCATGACACATATCGCCCTGGAGGGGGGATGCTTTGTGTTGTCGGCAAACCAGTTCTGCCGCAGAAAGGACTACCCTCCGCCGTCCGAGTACGCATTTGCCGGTTTACGAGAAGAGCCTTCTCCCGACACCGTTGTCTGCCCTGGAGGCAGCGTTATCATTTCGCCGTCAGGAGAAGTCCTGGCAGGTCCCAACTACGATGGAGAGGCGCTCATCACAGCCGACCTTGGTAAGGCACTAACCAGATACTACATGCTCTCAGTGCATCCACCTTGTGCATACGATTTTGTACCCGGTTCACAGTTCGTCTTAGAAGATTCTGATGAAATGCTCTTTTGTGCAGACATGGGAGAGATCGTTCGGGCCAAGTTTGCTTTTGACGTGGTGGGCCACTACGCTCGGCCTGAGGTGCTGAGCTTGGTAGTGGATGACCAACCGCACCGGCCGGTGTCATTCACCTGTGCTGCTGAGAAGACTCCGGCTGCCAAGAGCGACGGCACCGCAAAGCCCTGACGACCATCATCAGCTCAGTCACAAGCAGTTGTTTATTATCGATAGTTTTCTTTTTGTGTGAAACGACTTCTATCGATAGCTTAATAAGCCGATGAAATGTAAGCTCGGATCGCCCGCATGCCTGATGCCCCTGTAAGTTACGCTGCTTGTAAAATGCCTTCCGGAACAGTCAGCTGATGCCCGTTCACCGTGTGATGCATCTGATATCCACCATGAGTGTCCTCACACTTGTTCCCCTCCCTGCTAGTACTGGCTACTGCTGTCGCTGAAACAGACGCAGTCTTAAAATGTGCACCGGAATTTAAAATTGGGAGATGCTCACAACGCCCTCACAGCAATTGAAACAGATGCAGTGTTATAATGTTATGGCGTCGGTGAAGGATCGTGGCGTCTTCCACCGGAACTGGGCGGGGCCTCAGGTGTCGGTGCATCGGTGCATGATTTACGTGACTTGGTGACTGACGCTGGGTTAGGAGTGGAAGGAGTATTTGCTTTCCCTCCGTGGTTGGTGTGTTGTGATGGGGATGGCGTGTAGGGTCTTGGGGACATGGATGCCGTGACAGTGGTGCCCGGATGGCGGTTCGCATTATTGGCTCTCTAGCGAGCATCATGGGCATTGTTGGCTCTCTAGCGAGCATCATGGCGACGGTAGTGGCTATGTCCCTTGGTTGTTTTGGTGGTAAGGAGTGTAGCGGCGGGTAGCTCGGACTTGTCTCGTCCGTTGGCAGTGGTGTTGCATATCCGAACCTGAAGTTCTGTAAAAAAAAANNNNNNNNNNNNNNNNNNNNNNNNNNNNNNNNNNNNNNNNNNNNNNNNNNNNNNNNNNNNNNNNNNNNNNNNNNNNNNNNNNNNNNNNNNNNNNNNNNNNNNNNNNNNNNNNNNNNNNNNNNNNNNNNNNNNNNNNNNNNNNNNNNNNNNNNNNNNNNNNNNNNNNNNNNNNNNNNNNNNNNNNNNNNNNNNNNNNNNNNNNNNNNNNNNNNNNNNNNNNNNNNNNNNNNNNNNNNNNNNNNNNNNNNNNNNNNNNtagctcccgcttgcgcagggtccagggaagggtccgaccactttgggtctatagtacgcagccttttcctacatttctgtaagaggctgtttccaggacttgaacccatgacctcatggtcacaaggcagcagctttaccactttgGGACCTGAAGTTCTGTACTCATAATAAATGTCCTGGGCGCCTCCTTGTGGCACATGTGAGCTATTGAGCAAAAAGTCCGCATTTTGGACATGTGAGCTATCGAGCAAAAAGTCCGCATTTTGGTGTCGACAGTGACGGTGCCTTCGGGTGCCATTCTTCTCTTGGGGACATTGGTGTGGTTCTTCTCTCCATGACATGTTCCAGGTGAAAGCATTGTATGCAGGACTCGACAGCGGCGACGCTTAACGCTCTTTTCCTTCCTGGGCGTTGTCGTGGAGTTTAGGTGTATTAGGGTGTATTGTGGTGGTGTTCACGTCGCCCTGTGTTTTGTCTCGGCAGCGTAGTCGTTTTGTTTTTCACATTTGGCGTTTTTTGATTCAATGTATGTTGTTTGGTTATCTCAAGGTCTGCTTGGTAAGAGGGTTTTCTCATCATCTTGTATCGACGGCTGTGTACATGGGTtcatgctttatctataaagcaagGTGAGGGCCTATTTTGAGAGCAATCCATTGCAAACCTGTAGCAATGTGCGGCGTTGTTTAATGTTTTCTCTCTACTTCGACTCCGTCTAATTCTCCGTAGttgttttctaaaaaaaatcaaatCTATTATAAAAGTTTTTGGACGTACAAAACACCTTAAATATATTAAAAATTACACCCAAGTTCCTGGACCATTTAACGACCACCGCCGTCGCCAAAGCGAGACGCCGACGCGCCGTTCGTCGCGTCCATACCAAAGCCGGCATGACCTTGTCGATGATAGCCAAAAAGTATATGTACCCATGCTTGCTACTTGTGATAGTCGttgggatttccttgaagaggaagagTGAAGTATTATAGCAGCAGAAAGTATTTTCCTCAGTAAAGATGTTTATCTAACCAATAAaagattcacataaacgatgatcaACAATAGCTGCACAcacacaaacaaatacttgcacccaacacaagcaagagggttgtcaatcccttgtacTCGTTAATTGTAAGGATTAATTCTGATAATGGTAGATatataaattgcaaagtaaaataaatataaataaattgcagcaagattttTAGGATTTTAGTAATATGATTtaaatggacccgggggccatagcatcactagaggcatctctcttaAGAACATAGAAAACGATAggatgggtagacaaattactgttgggtaattgatagaatagTACATAGTGACGATGTTATTCATGACATGATCAGTACATGGCATtatgtccgtaacaagtagaccgttaAACTTATTGacgcctactactattactccatttcGAGAGCACTTCTATACTCGCCTCTCtacgtattaagttcatgacaacagAGTAATGTTGTAAGGAAGATGGCATAATGTACACATAATAAGACCTACTAATATGATCGAACcccgtcattttatccttagtagcaccaATACAAATATGTGCTTCGCTACTCCTTCTGTCataaggtgaggacaccgcaagattgaacctattaTTATGCACCACTTTCACTGGAGATCTAATCATCAACTTGACCAAAGACAACTCATAAATCAGAAAGCATTACATAGCTATAACAATCACACATAATAAGGTTGAAAAATAAttgaattactttcaatgaataatttgattcatcggatcccaacaaacacaccgcataaaAGGATTACATCATATTGATATCTGAAGAGAACATTGTACTAaatatcaaagagagagagagatcagagagagagagagatagagatagagatagagagatagagagagagagagagagagagagagagagaggggagggagccatctagctactgcaatGGACCTATAGGTCTTGtgaggaactactcacacatcatggaAGAGgccgcaaggttgatgtagaggtcctccatgatcgattccgccTCTAGTAGAGTACCGACAGAGGCCTCCGGATGGGATCGCCGAAGAACAGAGGCTTGAGGTGGTGGAATAATTGTTTTGGGTCTCGCTCCGGTGGTTTCTAGATTTTAGGGAATTTATGGGTttggaattaggtcaaacagaGTTGCGAGGGGGCCACAAGCTCAGACGGCACACCCTCCCACaagtggaatatatgtgaattttgggaagtggaatcaatgcgagacgatgcccgaggggcccacaagggtgaggggcgcgccccagggggtagggcgctccctgggcccttgtggtcaccctgtaaggcggttggtgcccttctttcgctgcaagaaagctaatatccagataaaaatcgtgttaaaatttcagcccaatcggaattacggatctctgggaatttaagaaatggtgaaaagcCAAAAACAGGGAGCGTAGAAACAGAagaaaacagagagatagatccaatctcggaggggctcccgcccctccgccgccatggaggccatggatgataggggaaaccctcctcccatcgggGNNNNNNNNNNNNNNNNNNNNNNNNNNNNNNNNNNNNNNNNNNNNNNNNNNNNNNNNNNNNNNNNNNNNNNNNNNNNNNNNNNNNNNNNNNNNNNNNNNNNNNNNNNNNNNNNNNNNNNNNNNNNNNNNNNNNNNNNNNNNNNNNNNNNNNNNNNNNNNNNNNNNNNNNNNNNNNNNNNNNNNNNNNNNNNNNNNNNNNNNNNNNNNNNNNNNNNNNNNNNNNNNNNNNNNNNNNNNNNNNNNNNNNNNNNNNNNNNNNNNNNNNNNNNNNNNNNNNNNNNNNNNNNNNNNNNNNNNNNNNNNNNNNNNNNNNNNNNNNNNNNNNNNNNNNNNNNNNNNNNNNNNNNNNNNNNNNgctgtaacacccacgatgcggctatatctcccacgtgtcggagcacgacttagaggcataaccgcatagtaggcatgtcgcaagaggggtaatctttacacatcccatgtactgaatatgaaagggataaagagttggcttacaatcgccacttcacacaatacataaatatagcattacatcatccagaatacaattaaggtccgactacggaacccaataaagaaagacaaccccaaatgcatagatccccgatcgccccgactgggctcgactactgatcaactggaaatgaaacaagactacgatcaagatcttcatcaagctcccacttgagctcggttgcgtcatctgcactggtatcatcggcaccttcaactgtttggaagtatatgtgagaaacgaggactcggcaatctcacaccctcgcgatcaagaccatttaagcttatgggtaggaaaaaggtagtgaggtggagctgcagcaagcactagcatatatggaggctaacttacgcaaatgagagcgagaagagaagcaaagcacggtcgtgaactagaagtgatcaagaagtgatcctgaaactacttacgttcaagcataacacaagaccgtgttctcttcccggactccgccgaaaagagaccatcacgtctacacacgcggttgattcattttaattaagttaagtgtcaagttctctacaaccggatattaacaaattctcatctgcccataaccgcgggcacggcttttgaaagttcaaaaccatgcaggggtgtcccaacttagcccatcacaagctctcacggtcaacgaaggatattccttctcccaggaagacccgatcagactcggaatcccggttactaagacatctcgacaatggtaaaacaagaccagcaaagccgcccgaatgtgccgacaaatcccgataggagctgcgcatatctcgttctcagggcacaccggatgagcagtccgtacaactaaaaccaaccctcaagtttccccgtggtggcgctgcaaggggctctagtttggaccaacactcagaggagcactggcccgggggtttaaaataaagatgacccttgggtctgcaaaacccaagggaaaaaggcttaggtggcaaatgctaaaactaaggttgggccttactggaggagttttattcaaagcgaactgtcaatgggtttccattataacccaaccacgtaaggaacgcaaaatcaaggaacataacaccggtatgacggaaactaaggcggcaagagtggaacaaaacaccaggcataaggccgagccttccatcctttaccaagtatatagatgcattaattaaataagagatattatgatatcccaacaataaacatgttccaacaaggaacaaactccaacttcacctgcaactagcaacgctataagaggggctgagcaaagcgataacatagccaaacaacggtttgctgggacaaggtgggttagaggcttgacatggcaatatgggaggcatgatatgaaggaaatatgccctagaggcaataataaagttattatttatttccttatatcatgataaatgtttattattcatgctagaattgtattaaccggaaacataatacttgtgtgaatacatagacaaacaaagtgtcactagtatgcctctacttgactagcttgttaatcaaagatggttatgtttcctaaccataaacaaaagagttgttatttgattaacgggatcacatcattaggagaatgatgtgattgacatgacccattccattagcttagcacccgatcgtttagtatgttgctattgctttcttcatgacttatacatgttcctatgactatgagattatgcaactcccgtttgccggaggaacactttgtgtgctaccaaacgtcacaacgtaactgggtgattataaaggagctctacaggtgtctccaaaggtacatgttgggttggcgtatttcgagattaggatttgtcactccgattgtcggagaggtatctctgggccctctcggtaatgcacatcacataagccttgcaagcattgcaactaatgagttagttgtgagatgatgtattatggaacgagtaaagagacttgccggtaatgatattgaactaggtattaagataccgacgatcgaatctcgggaaagtaacatactgatgacaaagggaacaatgtatgttgttatgcggtctaaccgataaagatcttcgtagaatatgtaggagccaatatgggcatccaggtcccgctattggttattgaccggagacgtgtctcggtcatgtctacattgttctcgaaccgtagggtccgcacgcttaaggttttgatgacagttatattatgagtttatgagttttgatgtaccgaaggagttcggagtcccgaatgagatcggggacatgacgaggagtctcgaaatggtcgagacgtaaagatcgatatattggacgactatattcggacatcggaaaggttccgagtgattcgggtatttttcggagtaccgggtagttacgggagaagcaatgggccttgatgggctttagtgggaagaggagaaagggccaaggggctgctgcgcccccctcccctctggtccgaattggactagggaaaagggggccggccacctttccttctcctctacttccttctcccttccttccctcttggtggactcctactaggacttggagtcctagtaggactccacatcctggccgcaccaattgccttggccggcctcctcctcctcctccatcctttatatactgaggcaaggggcaccccatgaacacaagttgatcttcgtgatcgttccttagccgtgtgcggtgcccccctccaccatattccacctcggtcatattgtagcggtgcttaggcgaagccctgcgacgatagaacatcaagatcgtcaccacgccgtcgtgctgacggaactcctccccgacgctttgctggatcggagcccggggatcgtcatcgagctgaacgtgtgccaagaactcggaggtgccggagtaacggtgcttggatcggttggatcatgaagacgtacgactacatcaaccgcgttgtcacaacgcttccgctatcggtcaacaagggtacgtagatcacactctcccctctcgttgctatgcatcaccatgatcttgcgtgtgcgtaggaaattttttgaaattactacgttccccaacagtgatatcagagcctaggttttatatgttgatgttatatgcacgagtagaacacaagtgagttgtgggcgatataagtcatactgcttaccagcatgtcatactttggttcggcggtattgttggacgaagcggcccgaaccaacattacgcgtacgcttacgcgagaccggttctcctgacgtgctttgcacaaaggtggctagcgggtgacagtttctccaactttagttgaaccgagtgtggctatgcccggtccttgtgaaggttaaaacagcaccaacttgacaaactatcgttgtggttttgatgcgtaggtaagattggttcttgcttaagcccgtagcagccacgtaaaaattgcaacaacaaagtagaggatgtctaacttgtttttgcagggcatgttgtgatgtgatatggtcaagacatgatgctaaattttattgtatgagatgatcatgttttgtaaccgagttatcggcaaccggcaggagccatatggttgtcgctttattgtatgcaatgcaatcgcgctgtaatgctttactttatcactaagcggtagcgatagtcgtggaagcataagattggcgagacgacaacgatgctacgatggagatcaaggtgtcgcgccagtgacgatggtgatcatgacggtgcttcgaagatggagatcacaagcacaagatgatggtggccatatcatatcacttatatagattgcatgtgatgtttatcttttatgcatcttatcttgctttgattgacggtagcattataagatgatctctcactaattatcaagaagtgttctccctgagtatgcaacattgcgaaagttcttcgtgctgagacaccatgtgatgatcgggtgtgataggctctacgttcaaatacaacgggtgcaaaccagttgcacacgcagaatactcaggttatacttgacgagccaagcatatacagatatggccttggaacacggagaccgaaaggtcgagcgtgaatcatatagcagatatgatcaacatagtgatgttcaccaatgaaactactccatctcacgtgatgattggacatggtttagttgatttggatcacgtaatcacttagaggattagagggatgtctatctaagtgggagttcttaagtaatatgattaattgaacttaaatttatcatgaacttagtcctggtagtattttgcaaattatgttgtagatcaatagctcgcgtttttgcttccctgtgtttattttgatatgttcctagaaaaaattgtgttgaaagatgttagtagcaatgatgcggattggatccgtgatctgaggtttatcctcattgctgcacagaagaattatgtacttgatgcaccgctaggtgacggacctattgcaggagaagatgcagacgctatgaacgtttggctagctcaatatgatgactacttgatagtttagtgcaccatgcttaatggcttagaatcgggacttcaaagacgttttgaacgtcatggagcatatgagatgttccaggagttgaagttaatatttcaagcaaatacccgagttgagagatatgaagtctccaacaagttctatagctaaaagatggaggagaatcgctcaactagtgagcatgtgctcagattgtctgagtactacaatcgcttgaatcaagtgggagttaatcttccagataagatagtgattgacagaattctctagtcaccatcaccaagttagaagaacttcgtgatgaactatgatatgcaagggataatggaaacgattcccaagctcttcgtaatgcggaaattgacgaaggtagaaatcgagaaaaacatcaagtgttgatggtagacaagaccactagtttcaagaaaagggcagaggaaagaaggggaacttcaagaagaacatcaagcaagttgctgctcaagtgaagaagcccaagtctggtcctaagcctgagactaagtgtttctactgcaaagggactggtcactggaagcggaactaccccaagtgattggcagataagaaggatggcaaagtgaacataagtatatttgatatacatgttattgatgtgtactttactagtgtttatagcaacccctcagtatttgatactagttcagttgctaagattagtaactcgaaacgggagttgcagaataaacagagactagttaagggtgaagtgacgatgtgtgttggaagtggttccaagattgatatgatcatcatcgcacactccctatactttcgggattagtgttgaacctgaataagtgttatttggtgtttgcgttgagcatgaatatgatttgatcatgtttattgtaatacggttattcatttaagtaagagaataaattgttgttctgtttacatgaataaaaccttatatggttacacacccaatgaaaatagttcgttggatctcgatcatagtgatacacataatcataatattgaaaccaaaagatgcaaagttaataatgatagtgcaacttatttgtggcactgtcgtttaggtcatattggtgtaaagcgcatgaagaaacaccatgctaatgggtttttggaatcacttgattatgaatcagttgatgcttgtgaaccatgcctcatgggcaagatgactaaaacaccattctccggaactatggagcgagcaactgacttattggaaataatacatactgatgtatgagatccgatgagtgttaaggctcgcggcgggtatcattattttctgaccttcatagatgatttgagcagatatgggtatatctacttaatgaaacacaagtctgaaatatttgaaaagttcaaagaatttcagagtgaagtggagaatcatcgtaacaagaaaataaaagtttctacgatatgatcgcagaggtaaaatatttgagttacgagtttggccttcagttaaaacaatgtgaaatagttttactactcacgccacctggaacaccacagcataatggtgtgtccgaacattataaccgtactttattagatatggtgcgatctatgatgtctcttttcgatctaccactatcgttttgggattatgcattaaagacagctgcattcacgtttaaaagggcaccatctaagtccgttgagacgacacaatctgaactgtggtttggcaagaaaccaaagttgtcgttttttaaagtttgggattgtgatgcttatatgaaaaagtttcatcctgataagctcaaacccaaatcggagaaatatgtcttcataggatacccaaaggagactgttgggtacaccttctatcacaaatccgaaggcaagacttttgttgctaaattcagagtttttctagagaaggagtttctctcgaaagaagtgagtgggaggaaagtagaacttgatgaggtaactgtacctgctcccttattggaaagtagttcatcacagaaatctgttcctgtgactactacaccaattagtgaggaagctaatgatgatgatcatgtaactccagatcaagttactatcgaatctcgtaggtaaaccagagtgagatccgcaccagagtggtacagtgatcctgttctggaagtcatgttactagaccatgacgaacttgcgaactatgaggaagcgatgatgagcccagattccgcgaaatggtttgaggccataaaatctgagatatgatccatgtatgagaacaaagtatggactttgatggatttgcccgatgatcggcaagccatagaaaataaatggatcttcaagaggaagacggacgctgatagtagtgttactatctacaaagctagaattgtcgcaaaaggtttttgacaagttcaaggtgttgactacgatgagattttctcactcgtatatatgcttaagtctgtccgaatcatgttagcaattgccgcattttatgaaatctggcaaatggataaacaaaactgcattccttaatggatttcttaaagaagagttgtatatgatgcaaccagaaggttttgtcaatcctaaaggtgctaacaaaatatgcaagctccaacgatccatctatggactggtgcaagcatctcggagttggaatatacgctttgataagttgatcaaagcatatagttttatatagacttacggtgaagcctgtatttacaagaaagtgagtgggagcactacaacatttctgataagtatatgtgaacaacatattgttgatcggaaataatgtataattttctggaaagcataaaggaatatttgaaaggagtttttcaaagaaagacctcggtaaagctgcttacatattgagcatcaagatctatagagatagatcaagacgcttgataagtttttcaatgagtacataccttgacaagattttgaagtagttcaaaatggaacaatcaaagaaagagttcttgcctgtgttgcaaggtgtgaaattgagtaagactcaaagcccgaccacggcagaagatagaaatagaatgaaagtcattccctatgcctcagccataggttctataaagtatgccatgctgtgtaccagatctattgtataccctacactgtgttaagcaagggagtacaatagtgatctaagagtagtgtcacaccctagcta from Triticum dicoccoides isolate Atlit2015 ecotype Zavitan chromosome 6A, WEW_v2.0, whole genome shotgun sequence encodes:
- the LOC119317215 gene encoding bifunctional nitrilase/nitrile hydratase NIT4-like isoform X2; protein product: MALLPSGSGSTPVIAEVEMNGGADQSATTVRATVVQASTVFYDTPATLDKAERLIAEAAGYGSQLINISMTNPKDKGKGEFQKYHAAAIDVPGPEVTCLAAMAGKYKVFLVMGVIEREGHTLYCSVLFFDPLGRYLGKHRKLMPTALERIIWGFGDGSTIPVYDTPLGKIGALICWENKMPLLRTALYGKGIEIYCAPTADSRPVWQASMTHIALEGGCFVLSANQFCRRKDYPPPSEYAFAGLREEPSPDTVVCPGGSVIISPSGEVLAGPNYDGEALITADLDMGEIVRAKFAFDVVGHYARPEVLSLVVDDQPHRPVSFTCAAEKTPAAKSDGTAKP
- the LOC119317215 gene encoding bifunctional nitrilase/nitrile hydratase NIT4-like isoform X1 gives rise to the protein MALLPSGSGSTPVIAEVEMNGGADQSATTVRATVVQASTVFYDTPATLDKAERLIAEAAGYGSQLINISMTNPKDKGKGEFQKYHAAAIDVPGPEVTCLAAMAGKYKVFLVMGVIEREGHTLYCSVLFFDPLGRYLGKHRKLMPTALERIIWGFGDGSTIPVYDTPLGKIGALICWENKMPLLRTALYGKGIEIYCAPTADSRPVWQASMTHIALEGGCFVLSANQFCRRKDYPPPSEYAFAGLREEPSPDTVVCPGGSVIISPSGEVLAGPNYDGEALITADLGKALTRYYMLSVHPPCAYDFVPGSQFVLEDSDEMLFCADMGEIVRAKFAFDVVGHYARPEVLSLVVDDQPHRPVSFTCAAEKTPAAKSDGTAKP